In Nitrospira sp., the sequence ATTGAGTCCTGCCGGTTGGGAAGAGTTGTAGTGAACATTGACATTGTCCATCGACAGGCCGGACAGAGACTCGATACCGAATTTGAGGTGATCGGGGAGGCCGGTTCGGTTCGGGTGTCGAGCCGGTGGTGCAGCGGGAGCCCCCGGGTTCCTCTGGAGTGCGTCGTCTGGACGGTTGCGCTGGACCATGGGAACCTTCTCTTGGGGAAACTTCCCTTGGAGTCGTTCTTCTTCGTCCGATTCCTGCCGTTGCACTCGTGTGTCACCCGGCCGGCTGACCATGAGCTTGGTCTGGAACGTGCCTGATTGCAGGAGCCGATTCACGGCTTGATTTCCGATGGTACCTTGCAACTGGAGAATTGGGTGACGCGTGGCACCGGGTTGCGTCTCGGATAGCGCCGGTCCTGTCCCCCGTCGCGCTCGATCTGGCTCCACTGTGACGGCTTTATCTGCGAGGTGCTGCTTCATGGACCTGTTCCTCCTCGACAACGATGAGGATCGGTGTCAGGCATGGTAACGAAGGGTGCCTGATACTGCCTATCCTAGGACGAGACCACTGATTCTTCTCGTGGACGGTCACCGTTGCTTTCTTCCACAGATGACTCCTTCAGCACTTCCTCCAATACCTGAATAGCGCCGCTGATGCGCAGCAGAGTATCCCGCAGATACATCTGCTGTCGTTCTAACTCCTGAAGGCGTCCTTGACCCGCCTCCAGCTCCTTTTTTAAGGATGCGATGCGACTTTGTACAGCTTGTTGCATGGTGTTGACCCTTTCTCGAACCATCAGTGCCGTCGTTCGTCAGGATGTCGTCCTTACTGCAACATCACCAGCACGGCAATCTTGCCTTTTCCTTTTTTTAAGTTGCCCAATGACTTCCCCACGATAGCCCCCACGGCCTTGCTGGGATCGATAACTTTCTGCGCGTGTCCTTTCGTGTGGCTGGTCGTGAGCAGATCGCCGGCCTTGATCGGCGCAATATCGGCATCCACTTTACAGTGCGCAAAGGCTCCAAGCGTGACCATGAACCCCTTTTGTCCTGGATTGATCTTTGTGTGATCTATTTTGGCTAACTCTTCTATCGTGTGCGTTCTCTGCGGCGCACCCGCTGTCTTCTCTCCATTTTTCTTGGTTTTTGCTTTCTCTGATTGCTTTGCTGGGAGCCCCAGCTGATCGATGCCGACATGGGACACCACCCCACAGACCCGAGTATCATAACTTCGATCCGATACATCCACCTCAGGAAAAAGAGCCGGCCCTGAGGCAGAGGGCCACATCGGCTGCTTATCGGCAATCACAACGACATCCCCTGTTTCGAGAGTGTCTGAAATATTGTTGAGAAACTGTGCGATATCCATAGTCTGTCCCTCGTCCTACTCCGGCTGAAGCTCTTCGACTCCGTTCTTCTTCCTGTCTCGTTTCAACATTGCACACACCCTATGCAACATTTGTTTCCCATCAAAGAGATTCAAAAAGCTTCCGATAATGGTTCACATTTGCCCCTTGCTTGATTCGTCCATGCTCCAACACAGCGATTATTTGATGCAAGGAAGAGCACTATCCGGATGCCACGCTAGAAAGCGGTCCCCGACAAAATTACTCTATACGATGCACTTTGATTGTCCCTCCAATAGAAATAGAGCCCGCTTCCCCATGCGCCTCCAACAATGAGAGAGTTAGCAGGAAGTTGCGCAAGCAGTGCTTTTGCATCAGAATCACTCGCAAATGCGCCTTCAATCACAATAGGATTGGGAACACCCGGGTTACGAACAATATGAAGAGGCTTTTTCGGCGTCACTGCCCCGATGCCGACGTTGCCGTTGGCCGTATTCATACTTAACCCCCACCCGACACCGGTATTTCCCCATAAACCTACGTGATCATCATCGACCATCCCAATGAATGCACGGTCAGTGTTAGGAGCAGTTTGATACATCCAAATACCTGCTGTACCGCTCGGACCCTGCCTGACCCGCATTCTATCGGTTACATCGAAGCTGAATCCTGGAGTTGGCGTACCGATGCCGACCTTGCCGTCTTTGGTGATATTAAAGACATCGCCTCCTCCGGCCGTCCACAAACTCAATCGTCCTCCTGGACTATTGGTAATCTCCACTCGATTCCCCAACCCTTCATTCGTCGAAAGCCGTAAGTAGGCTTGCCCACCCGATGACTCAAACAAACCGACCGCGTCCGCTGCAACCACGTGAAACTTGTGGCTCGGGGTTGTCGTTCCGATGCCGACGTTGCCGGTCACCGTTGCATTTCCCGTGACGCTCAAACTGTTTGCCGCAAGGTTTACCGTCGGATCGATAGCGCTGCCGGCAATTTTTCGAACGGTGCTGTCGACACTGCCGATGGTTCCACCGCCGTCCAACTTCACCTTCGCGAGCACAATGACGGAGCCGTCATTCACCGGGACTGTTGTTCCTGCTTCCACCAGAGGACGTTCCGTCGTACGCGTATAGTTATCGATTCCGCCTACAGTGTAATGGTCACCTGCGTCGAAAACCTCTTCGTATTTGGCCGTGATATACACATCCGCATTCGATCCAAACGCTGTGAGGTCTTTCGATTGGGCATCCAAGAGCACAAGTTCCCGCCCGTCTTTATCAATCGCCATTCCTGAACTAATGCCGATGATCTTGTCGGCGGACTTTGTCACCTGAAGTCCTCCGTCTGCTATCCCCCAGGTGTGCAGCAACTGGTTATGCCGTCGCCGCATATTCATGTGATACCCCTGCTCATCCGTAAAATCCTTCTCGACAAGAAACTGCGAAGTGAAATAATTCAGCCGTTTAACATCCGCCATGGTCAATCCTCCCCTTGAGCTGTCCCTAACAGGGTATCGACGCCGACCGTAGAGTGCCGTCCAATTTGCATACTTGGGAACATCGGGATGAGTTCATAAAACGTGTGCGCCGGCTTCTCCAGATCGATCAGTGCACGGGCAATCTCCATTTGCCGCTCTTGTACCGTCGGCGCAACTCGCGGCAGCGAAATCTTGACTCGGAAAAAATGAGGCTTTTCACCGCCGAGATCCATATCCACGCCGATGGTCGATCGAACCCCGATTTGTACGCCCTCGTCCTCCTCTTCAACCACGGTCGGAATACTGACGGTAAAAATCGACAGGAGATCCTGTAAATTCTTCTTGGTTCCGCGCCACCGGTACAACTGCGCAATCTTTGCGACAAATTCGCGTTGCTCGGTCACACCGACATCGGCGCGTAGACTAAAGGCCGTCCAGCTTGCCAGCCATGACAAGAATTCTTCCGGTGTCTGATAGGGATCGAAATACTTCGTGACCCCTGCAATGTTTTCTTCTATCCCTTGATCTGGAAACGGAACCCCCGTTTCCGGAAACTCTACGCCGTCTTGCCGACCAAGCAGAATCTTCTCAAAGGCAAGCAACCATTGTCCGAGATACGGATCTTCCTGGTAGATCGCCGGCAGAGACTGCACGAGGCTGCTTGCCGATTGTGTGGTTTGCGTGGTCATGAACCTCCTCATACATTTGTCGTTGCCGGATCTGTTCCTTTCGGAAGAACCAACGTAATATCGTCCGGCACCACGTCGGCATCGACCAATTCGTGAGAGCGAATTTCAACGGCACTCAAATCCCCGGCTTCATTGTATTGCAACCTGTCCCGATCACCGACACCGACGATGAATTCGTCGAGCGCTTTCTTCGTATTGGGATCGACGGTTTTGGTCACGAAATCGATACCCGGCAAGGTGTCGAGCAACTCGTAGATGTCGGAAACATAGACGTTTCGACCGAACGGCCACCCCTGTCCATCACGACCTCCGGACAAAGGATGCATAAATTGCCTGAGACTCTTGACGGCCTGGTCCCGTCCGACATCCTCATAGACATTGAGCTGTTGTCGGCTTGCCTGTGAATCCACCTCTTTTCTGACTGTGTAGGATCGTAAGGTCATGCCGTCCGTGATCAGCCACCGGCTCTGCGCCGTTTTGACCGAGATGGTTGTCTGTGAGGATAACGTCATCCCCACCGCATCGAAACGGCTCCTCAACTCACCGGACACGGTTCGGTCATCCAAATCCGCCTGAACGGCGGATGGAAGGCTGAATCGAAATCGATCTTCGATCGCATCCGGCGTAAGCACCAGTGTCAGCC encodes:
- a CDS encoding phage tail protein, with the translated sequence MTTQTTQSASSLVQSLPAIYQEDPYLGQWLLAFEKILLGRQDGVEFPETGVPFPDQGIEENIAGVTKYFDPYQTPEEFLSWLASWTAFSLRADVGVTEQREFVAKIAQLYRWRGTKKNLQDLLSIFTVSIPTVVEEEDEGVQIGVRSTIGVDMDLGGEKPHFFRVKISLPRVAPTVQERQMEIARALIDLEKPAHTFYELIPMFPSMQIGRHSTVGVDTLLGTAQGED
- a CDS encoding baseplate J/gp47 family protein, whose protein sequence is MPIQLPNLDDRTYTDLVEEARRLIPTYAPEWTNHNPSDPGITLIELFASITEMLLYRVNRVTDANRLAFLRLLNGPSWEAPDQTDPLFKTKMADAVRETVSAFRESNRAVTREDFERSALKADATIVRTRCLSRRNLESGNARAGEIDEPGHVSVVIVPAGQENTPQPTRELMQKVAADLEPRRLLTTRVHVVGPTYVTVRVRLTLVLTPDAIEDRFRFSLPSAVQADLDDRTVSGELRSRFDAVGMTLSSQTTISVKTAQSRWLITDGMTLRSYTVRKEVDSQASRQQLNVYEDVGRDQAVKSLRQFMHPLSGGRDGQGWPFGRNVYVSDIYELLDTLPGIDFVTKTVDPNTKKALDEFIVGVGDRDRLQYNEAGDLSAVEIRSHELVDADVVPDDITLVLPKGTDPATTNV